One Nicotiana tomentosiformis chromosome 4, ASM39032v3, whole genome shotgun sequence genomic window carries:
- the LOC138910073 gene encoding uncharacterized protein: MNSFIVKTDERLDAHGSAIKELGTGVRNMEKQVGQIATILSERIPGILPTDTERNPKEAVNVVTSRSGQVLKDPTPIQKESVPEKEVEEQLKNEVDKKKKGAKKNKEETLRREESNERENMPALLFPQKLYRKKLDKQFKRFLDMLRQVNVNFPFREVLSQMPAYAKFLKEILTKKRKIE, from the coding sequence ATGAACTCTTTCattgtcaagacagatgagagattagatgctcatggttcagctatcaaagaacttggcactgGTGTGCGGAACATGGAGAAGCAAGTGGGGCAAATTGCAACTATATTGTCTGAGAGAATCCCAGGTATACTACCAACTGACACtgaaagaaatcccaaagaagCAGTGAATGTTGTGACCTCGAGAAGCggacaagtgttgaaagatcctacTCCAATCCAAAAAGAGAGTGTACCTGAAAAAGAAGTTGAGGAGCAGCTaaaaaatgaagttgataagaagaagaaaggagctAAGAAAAATAAGGAGGAAACTTTAAGAAGGGAGGAATCTAATGAGCGCGAGAATATGCCTGCTCTACTTTTTCCCCAAAAGCTCTATAGaaaaaagctggacaagcagtttaagagatttctagatatgctgagacaggttaatgtaaattttccATTCAGAGAAGTACTCTCACAgatgccagcttatgccaaattcttgaaggagatccttacaaagaagaggaagatagaatag